The genomic stretch CACGGGTTCGAAGTAGTGACCGCGATTTCAGCACAAGAGGCGGAAAAGAAGTTACGCAGCGGCGTGTACCACATGGTAATCACCGATATGCGGATGGAGACAGAAACTGCAGGATACGATGTGATCCGGGTGGCGAAACAGCAGGAATATAACCCGGCGACCGCAATCCTGACCGCTTATCCCACCCTGGGAAGCGATTGGGAGACTCGGGGAGCGCAGTCACTGCTGGTGAAACCGGTAGGCACTGAAGACCTGCTACGGCAAATTGAAGTGCTGCTTATCCAGCACGAAGACAAGAAACAGCAACCCCAACCTCGCGTTAGAACCACGGCTGCAACCGAACCGGCACAGGGCAGGCGAATAAGCTAGCAATCCTGCAAGTCCGCGCGAACTCTATTGGCCCGACGCTACCCCGATCAGGAGGTACCATCGGGGGACACTGCTGCCTGGGGTCATCCGCTTCCGCAAAATTAGTGACCTACTCTACGCAGTTGCCGCGGAAGTGCGACGCTGCTGGAAGCATTCGCGGCAAAAAACCGGGCGTCCCTGAGTCGGCTTGAAGGGGACAGTGGTCTCCTTGCCGCATTGTGAGCAAACCGTGCGTGTTTCTACCCGGGATATGCTCGACACCGAGCCTGGCGAAGCCGGCATTCCCACACCCAGTGTGGCCACCCGCTTTGACTTGCAAGGCTTGCAGCGTTTGGGTTCATTCTTGAACTGTTTGTCGTGAAAGAAGAGTTGTTCTCCAGCCGTAAAGATAAACTCCGCCCCGCAGTCCACGCATTTCAGTATTCGGTCCTGGTATTCCATCGTGACACGCCCCCTTTTGTCCGGAACTGGGCAGCCAGGCGGCCCACCACAGATCCTTTACCTCCCCTGGGTTCGGCCCCCGTCATGCACCTGGAGCATGGCGTTTCAATATTAAAAAATTACAAATGCGGGACTGCCGGTGGATCAAGCCCGCCTCTCCGGAGACATATTGTTGGGCGGTAAAAAAAGAAAAGGCCGCCACCAGACAGTAGCGGCCTGACTTTCTTACTCTTGTTCCTTACGCGCCTTTTTACGGCTGCGTTTGCGAGCCAAGGCTTCCTTGGCGCGACGTTTCTCGCCGGGTTTCAGATAGAAGGAGTGACGTTTGACTTCTTTGATTATGTCCTCCTGCTGAACCTTGCGCTTAAAACGACGCAATGCATTCTCGAGGGACTCACCCTCTTGCAGTCTTACTTCTGCCAACTAAAAACACCCCCAAGCTTGTCCCGTTGGACCCATGTAGTTATTGCAAGCTTCGTGTACCAAGTCAAGCAATATGTAATGAATTTTAGCGGGTTTTATGGGGTTTTCACCTGGTTTTTGGGGCAGAGATTCAGCAGCAACTCGCCTCGGACGGTTTGTCACAATCAGAACACCAGGCGCAGCGCGCCCTGGAGTTGACGGGGCGCGTAAGCGCTGACCGGGTGCAAGAAGTTAGTCGTCCGACGGTATTGTGCCGGGAAGTGCTTGATTCCGCGAGTGCTACTGAATTGCACGAACTCTCCTGCCGAATTCAAGAAGCCGTTGTCCGTAGTAACTACTCTCGCATTAACTCGATTTAAAACATTGAAGCCTTCGATCAGAGCAACCAGGCGCACCCGGTCGCCCAGCGGGAATTCGCGGGACAGGCGGACGTCGGTGGTAGCGTAGTCCGGGCCGAGAAAGGCATTCCGGCCAACACCCGGAAGCCGGTCATTGGCAGTATTGTCGTCCTGGTTGGCATCGCCGTGAATCCGCGCTTCGAATGGCCGGCCGCTACCCAGCGTCACTACGCTCGACATTTTCCAAGCGTTAAAAATCTGGCCCAGGACCAGATGCTCACGATGGAAAGGCTGAGGCTGGGCAATCCAGGAGAAAACGAAACGCTGGCGCTGGTCGGTGACGCTAGGGCCGCGCTCGGAGTTGGGAGAGGCACTGTTCTGGACGTTTACCGGAGTGCCCGTCACCAGGGCGTCCTGCCCGTTATCAATGGCATGCGCGAAGGTGTACGCCAGACGAAAGTACAGGCCGCTGGTCATTCGGCGGCGGATTGACAAGGTCGCACCGTGGTAGTCGCTGGTGGCGGCGCTCTCAAAAACGTTGATCGCCCCCAGCCGCGCTATGGGTCGCAGCAAGGGATTGATGCAGGGTGGAAAGTGGCAGGTGAGCGATCTACTCATTTGCCATCCGGAGAAAGTGTCCACTGTGTAGGTGCCCAGAAAAGTCGAGCCGCTGGGATCGAACACCGGATAGCTTACCAACGTCGGTTTGGGCAAATTCACGTCGCGCGCGCGAATAAGATTTTCTCCGTGGACGAACAGATACGAAGCCCCAATCGCCAGACGATTTGCCACCTCGCGTTCCACACTCAAGCTGGCCTGGTGCACCCGCGGCGTTACAAAATCGGCCGAGAAGGCAGAAACATCGCTGGTCAGACGGCTGGCAATGCTGGCTGGCGGTGCGCAGAAGGTGGCGCTGGGAGCACAGTCTCCCAGCGGAGCGGGATAACTGGGGAACAGAAGGCGATCAAAGAATTTGTTGTTATCCAGGAACACGTTGGTATTGGTGACGCCGTTATTGATGGCGACGCTCGAGGTATAGATCTGCGGAATGCGGGTGTAGAACAGACCATATCCACCGCGGACCACAAAGGCACGCCGGCTACCGAGAGACAGCGCAAACCCGGCGCGCGGCCCAATGTTCGAGGGATTGAACGGGACCTTACCCGAGTCTGGCCACAGCGGATTGGTAATCAGCCCGGCATGGGTGAAGGTCTGCAAGTCGTAGCGGACACCCAGATTCAAGGCAAAACGGCTGGTAACTCGGATTGCGTCCTGAACGAAACCAGCATATTCATTGGTGTCAGGATGGGAGACGGCTTGCCCGAAATTCTGAATGTAGTAGCGTGGCACGGCGTGAGCAAAGGCGCGCAATGGCGTCAGCTTGGTTCCGAAAACATTGGGCTCGAAGGTGAATGGATTGACGCGGATGTTGTCGAAAATATATTCGCCACCAAAGGTGGATGGGAAGAAGTTGTCGATTTTGGTAAGCAGCAGGTCGCCGCCGAACTTAAAGGAATGTCGCCGGTGCGCCACACTCAAGGTGTCGGCAACGTGCAGCCTGCGCTCATTGGTGCTGCGGGGCAGGATCGTGGATCGCCCGGCGCCGTCGATAATCCCGTAAATGCGGGTAAGGACGTCATTTGAATTTGCGCTGGATTGCTGCAGATCGCGGGAGAATTGAAGGCGGAGATGACTGGTAACGTGAGATGTGAGGGCGGTGGTTAGGGAAACTGTAGCCGTCTCGGTTTTTACATCCTCTTCGCCATTATTGCTGATGGCGTCGCTAGTGATCGGGCTAGCGGGATCGAAAAACACGTTGTTATCGCCGTAATAACGTGAGGTATTGAAGCGGGCGGAGAGATAGTTGCGCGAGTCCAGCGCGAGGTCGAATTTGAAAAAACCCGTGTTGCCGATCAGGGAAGCACGCTTTTCTCCCGCCAACGCGTTCAGCCCCTTAGCGGCCGCGAAAACCAGACTTTGATCGTTGGGTTCGTAGTCGGGCGGGACAATTGGATAACCTCCTGCTTGCGGCGTTACAGTGCTGGCCCCACTTACAAACTGAACGACCGTAGGCAGATGGAAGATGTGCTGATCGAAGCCGGCGTAGAAAAATGCGCGGTTACGTCGAACCGGCCCTCCCAAGGTAAAGCCGAATTGGTGCTGCCGGTCGGACGGCTTGAAGTCCAGAAAATGGGGGCGCGCGTTAAACCCGCTATCGCGCAGAAAGTAGAACGCGCCACCGTGGATGTGGTTGGTACCTGACTTCGTCACCACGTTTACGACCGCACCTCCTGCGCGTCCAAGCTCAGCGCCGTAGGAGTTGGACGAGACCCTGAACTCCTGCACTACTTCATTGCTGAACTGATACGGGGCCCGGTAGCGGCCGCGAGCTTGCGCGAAGAATGCGTTGTTGTTGTCCGCGCCATCCACCAAAAAACTGGATTGAAATCCGCGGACGCCTCCGAAAGCAAGATCGCCATTGCTGGCGGAGGTGAGCCCGCGTGGATCCTGCGTGACCCCGGGAGTGAGCAGGGCAAGGTCGGTGAAACGTCGGCCATTCAACGGCAGGTCTGAAATAGCGCGCTCATCAATTACCGATGAAACCGCGCTGCTCTGGGTCTCAACCATGGCCGGGGCCTCGGAAACGGTAACCGATTCATTGGCTCCGGCGATACTCAGCCGCACGTCGAGTCGTAGCGCTCCACCAACTTCAAGGTGTAGTCCGGTGTGCAATTGCGGCGTCATCCCCGGAGCGGTAACCCGAAGCGAGTAGTCGCCCGGCGGCAGCAAGTCAAAGACAAATCCGCCCTCGCTGTTGCTGGTGGCGCGCTCGCGTACGCCAGTGGCCGTGTTGACCAGTGCGATCTCAGCAGCGGAGATGCGAGCGCCGCTCTGGTCGGAGATCGCGCCGCGAATGGCGCAGGTTGAGGCGTCCTGGGCGTGAGCGGAGAGGGGAAGTGTCAAGAAGAATGCAACAAGAAGGCATGCGGATGAACGCCGAACAAAGAGTTCGATCATGAGAGCCACCTGGAAGTTTGGTAGGAGACTTGGCCGGTATAGCATCAGGTGCGCGACGCGGCTGTGATTCAGCCGCTGATTTGAATTTGCACTGCGAATTAAGCTTCCCGGATCGGGAAGCGCTTGTGCTTTGCGCCTCGATCTCTAACCGTGGAAGGGTGGCCTTCAGGCCCACGAGAAGCTTAATAAATAATGCGGGGCTTCGGCCCCTGACTTGGTTGAAGCCAGTGGAAGCGTGGGCCTTCAGGCCCACGAGAAGCTCAACAAATAATGCGGGGCTTCGGCCCCTGACCCTGTTTGAAGCCAGTGGAAGCGTGGGCCTTCACGCCCACGAGAAGCTCAACAAATAATGCGGGCTTGAGCCCCTGACCTGGTTGAAGCCAGTAGAAGCGTGGGCCTTCAGGCCCACGAGAAGCTTAAATAAATAATGCGGGGCTTCAGCCCCTGACTTGGTTGAAGCCAGTGGAAGGGTGGACCTTCAGGCCCACGAGAGGCTCAACAAATAATGCGGGGCTTCAGGCCCTGACTTGGTTCGAAGCCAGTGGAAGCGTGGGCCTTCAGGCCCACGAGAAGCTCAACAAATAATGCGGGCTTCAGCCCCTGACTTGGTTGAAGCCTCAGGGGCTAAAGCCCTCGTTGTTTTTACCGCTAAGAGCACGGCTGAAGCCGTGCGCTTCCACGTTAGGGTGGAGCAGCGCTTTAGCGCTGCAATCAAAGCTTGAGGATTGTCATTTCGAGGGGGCTTTAGCCCGCCGGGGAATTCCTACAATCTTGATTGGCCCCGCCTGCAATCAAAGCTTGAGGATTTGCAGCGTTGAAGCGCTGTCCACCCCAAACCAGCTTAATTTAGGTCAAACCATGACGATTTCTCCCCGCGTGGAAGCTCCGCCGACGCTCATGTTATGTTCAATGTCTTTCACGCATGATCAGGTCCTATAAAGGCATGACCCCGCAGGTTCCGGCCAGCGCATTTGTGGACGATTCAGCGCAGTTGGTCGGCGACGTGGTGCTGGGCGAAAACGCGAGCGTATGGATGAACGCGGTGTTGCGCGGTGACGTGAACTCCATCCGGGTAGGAGCGAACTCGAACATTCAAGATTGCAGCGTGCTGCACGGCATGAAACAGCAGTACAGCGTTGCAGTTGGAGAGTGGGTGACCGTCGGGCATTCCGTCACATTGCACGGTTGCACAATTGAAGACCGCTGCCTGATCGGCATGGGATCGGTGATCTTGAACGGCGCGCGTATCGGCACCGGGTCTATCATCGCGGCTGGAACCGTTATTCCGGAGCGCACCGTGGTTGAGCCCTACTCACTGTGGATGGGTGTGCCAGGAAAATTCCGCAAGAAGTTAGGCGAGGCCGATCAGGAAGTGATCCTGCGCTACGCCAGGAACTACTTGGAGTACAGGGAAAACTATTTGCGGGAAAGAAGAAGTTCTTAGTGCTGGTTCTCTCATGATTAAAGCCGTCCGAGGAACGCGCGACCTGCTGCCGCCGGAAACGGCCTTGTGGAATTTTGTCGAGAGTACGGCGCGCCAGGTCTTCCGGCAATACAACTTCCAGGAAATCCGCACGCCTATTTTCGAGGAGACGCAGTTGTTCGCTCGTTCCGTGGGTGAAGAGACGGACATAGTTTCCAAAGAGATGTACACCTGGGAAGACCGCAGCCGAGCGGCCAGCGAAAAAGGCCAGTCACTGACCTTGCGTCCGGAAAACACAGCCGGGGTGGTGCGCGCCTACATCGAGCACAAACTCTGGGAGAGGCCGGGGGTGCAGAAGCTGTATTACATGGGGCCGCAATTCCGGAGGGAGCGTCCCCAGAAAGGGCGTTACCGGCAGTTTTATCAAATTGGCGCGGAGGCAATCGGGCCACCTTCGGCGGGCAGTGAGTCGCCGTTGCGCGACGCCGAAATTCTGGAGATGCTCGCGACCCTTCTCGACCGGCTTGGCATCCGCAACTGGACGCTGGAGTTGAACTCGGTGGGCTCAGCCAGCGATCGGCCGCGCTACTTCCAAGCGCTCAAAAAGGCGCTCGACACGGTGGTGGCGAAGATGTGCGCCGACTGTCAGCGCCGGGCGGTGACCAATCCGCTGCGCGTTTTCGACTGCAAGGTGCCTGAGGACCAACCAGTCATTGACAAGCTGCCGCGGATCAGCGACTACCTTGATGACGCCAGCCGGGCCCACTTCGAAGAGGTGCAGGAAATCTTGAAATCTGTCGGCGTCCCTTTTGTGATCAACAGTCGTCTGGTGCGTGGTCTGGACTACTACACCCGTACCGCCTTCGAATTCACCCACGGCGCACTGGGCGCGCAGAATGCGATTCTGGGCGGCGGACGATATGACGGGCTCTCCGAGGCGCTGGGTGGCCCCAAAGCTCCCGGAATCGGGTTTGCCATCGGAGAGGACCGCCTGGTGATGGCGCTCGAGGCCTCAGCCGAAAAAACATCTACGCCGCCCGACGTTTACATTGCGCCGATGACGGGAATGAATCGGGAAGCAGCGCGGCTGGCCCGCGAGTTGCGCAGCCAGGACCTGATAGTTGAGCTGGGGGATGAATCCTTCCGCATCAAAAAGTCCCTCGAAACTGCACGCAAGCTGGGAGCGCGCTTCGCCGCCATTGTCGGCGAAAACGAAGTGAAAACCGGACAATTCGCCCTGAAAAATCTGCAAAATGGCGAGCAGATTTCAGTGCCGCGCAATGAGCTCGCGCAAAGCAT from Terriglobales bacterium encodes the following:
- the hisS gene encoding histidine--tRNA ligase encodes the protein MIKAVRGTRDLLPPETALWNFVESTARQVFRQYNFQEIRTPIFEETQLFARSVGEETDIVSKEMYTWEDRSRAASEKGQSLTLRPENTAGVVRAYIEHKLWERPGVQKLYYMGPQFRRERPQKGRYRQFYQIGAEAIGPPSAGSESPLRDAEILEMLATLLDRLGIRNWTLELNSVGSASDRPRYFQALKKALDTVVAKMCADCQRRAVTNPLRVFDCKVPEDQPVIDKLPRISDYLDDASRAHFEEVQEILKSVGVPFVINSRLVRGLDYYTRTAFEFTHGALGAQNAILGGGRYDGLSEALGGPKAPGIGFAIGEDRLVMALEASAEKTSTPPDVYIAPMTGMNREAARLARELRSQDLIVELGDESFRIKKSLETARKLGARFAAIVGENEVKTGQFALKNLQNGEQISVPRNELAQSIQSKR
- a CDS encoding carboxypeptidase regulatory-like domain-containing protein, whose translation is MIELFVRRSSACLLVAFFLTLPLSAHAQDASTCAIRGAISDQSGARISAAEIALVNTATGVRERATSNSEGGFVFDLLPPGDYSLRVTAPGMTPQLHTGLHLEVGGALRLDVRLSIAGANESVTVSEAPAMVETQSSAVSSVIDERAISDLPLNGRRFTDLALLTPGVTQDPRGLTSASNGDLAFGGVRGFQSSFLVDGADNNNAFFAQARGRYRAPYQFSNEVVQEFRVSSNSYGAELGRAGGAVVNVVTKSGTNHIHGGAFYFLRDSGFNARPHFLDFKPSDRQHQFGFTLGGPVRRNRAFFYAGFDQHIFHLPTVVQFVSGASTVTPQAGGYPIVPPDYEPNDQSLVFAAAKGLNALAGEKRASLIGNTGFFKFDLALDSRNYLSARFNTSRYYGDNNVFFDPASPITSDAISNNGEEDVKTETATVSLTTALTSHVTSHLRLQFSRDLQQSSANSNDVLTRIYGIIDGAGRSTILPRSTNERRLHVADTLSVAHRRHSFKFGGDLLLTKIDNFFPSTFGGEYIFDNIRVNPFTFEPNVFGTKLTPLRAFAHAVPRYYIQNFGQAVSHPDTNEYAGFVQDAIRVTSRFALNLGVRYDLQTFTHAGLITNPLWPDSGKVPFNPSNIGPRAGFALSLGSRRAFVVRGGYGLFYTRIPQIYTSSVAINNGVTNTNVFLDNNKFFDRLLFPSYPAPLGDCAPSATFCAPPASIASRLTSDVSAFSADFVTPRVHQASLSVEREVANRLAIGASYLFVHGENLIRARDVNLPKPTLVSYPVFDPSGSTFLGTYTVDTFSGWQMSRSLTCHFPPCINPLLRPIARLGAINVFESAATSDYHGATLSIRRRMTSGLYFRLAYTFAHAIDNGQDALVTGTPVNVQNSASPNSERGPSVTDQRQRFVFSWIAQPQPFHREHLVLGQIFNAWKMSSVVTLGSGRPFEARIHGDANQDDNTANDRLPGVGRNAFLGPDYATTDVRLSREFPLGDRVRLVALIEGFNVLNRVNARVVTTDNGFLNSAGEFVQFSSTRGIKHFPAQYRRTTNFLHPVSAYAPRQLQGALRLVF
- the rpsU gene encoding 30S ribosomal protein S21, with translation MAEVRLQEGESLENALRRFKRKVQQEDIIKEVKRHSFYLKPGEKRRAKEALARKRSRKKARKEQE
- a CDS encoding zinc-ribbon domain containing protein translates to MEYQDRILKCVDCGAEFIFTAGEQLFFHDKQFKNEPKRCKPCKSKRVATLGVGMPASPGSVSSISRVETRTVCSQCGKETTVPFKPTQGRPVFCRECFQQRRTSAATA
- a CDS encoding gamma carbonic anhydrase family protein — protein: MIRSYKGMTPQVPASAFVDDSAQLVGDVVLGENASVWMNAVLRGDVNSIRVGANSNIQDCSVLHGMKQQYSVAVGEWVTVGHSVTLHGCTIEDRCLIGMGSVILNGARIGTGSIIAAGTVIPERTVVEPYSLWMGVPGKFRKKLGEADQEVILRYARNYLEYRENYLRERRSS
- a CDS encoding response regulator, which encodes MKRRILLVDDELPILLTLKAVLEIHGFEVVTAISAQEAEKKLRSGVYHMVITDMRMETETAGYDVIRVAKQQEYNPATAILTAYPTLGSDWETRGAQSLLVKPVGTEDLLRQIEVLLIQHEDKKQQPQPRVRTTAATEPAQGRRIS